The nucleotide window TTATTAAAGAAGCAAAACCAGAAGCATTCGAAGGCATTGAAATTGCCCTATTTTCTGCTGGTGGTTCTATATCAAAAGAATTAGCACATGAAGCGGTTAAAAGAGGTGCTGTGGTAATAGACAACACAAGTGCCTTCCGTATGGATCCAGATGTACCATTAGTCGTACCCGAGGTAAACAAAGAAGATATTCAAAAACATAAAGGTATTATTGCGAATCCGAATTGCTCAACGATTCAAATGGTTGCAGCGCTCGAACCGATCCGCGGTAAATTTGGGTTGAATCGTGTTATTGTATCAACCTATCAATCTGTATCTGGTTCTGGTAACGCTGCTGTAGAAGAATTGAAAGATCAATCAAGAGCTATGCTTGACGGGAAAGAAGCAGAAGCTAATATTCTACCGGTGAAATCTGAAGAGAAGCATTTTCCTATTGCATTCAATGCATTGCCACAGATAGATGTATTTGAAGAGAATGGATATACGTTCGAAGAAATGAAAATGATCAATGAGACAAAGAAAATCATGCACACTCCTGAACTTCAAGTTGCAGCGACGTGTGTCAGATTGCCATTCTTCTATTCACATGCAGAAAGTGTGTATGTCGAAGTAAATGAGGGTAACGTTTCAGTTGAAGACCTACAAAATGTTTTAAGAGAAGCACCAGGCATCGTCCTTGAAGATGATATAGAGAACCAGGTTTACCCGACCCCACTATCTGCAGAAAACAAAACAGATGTATTTGTTGGACGCATCAGAAAAGATTTGGATGTGCCTAACGGATTCCACTTATGGATTGTTTCTGACAATCTATTAAAAGGGGCATCATACAACTCAGTCCAAATTGCACAAGCGATCGCTGAAAACAATAAATAATTTCTTATACGAGGTGGAAAATGGGGATTATAGTTCAAAAATTCGGAGGAACATCTGTAAGAAACT belongs to Halalkalibacillus sediminis and includes:
- a CDS encoding aspartate-semialdehyde dehydrogenase, translated to MSNQKEYNVAIVGATGAVGQKMLEMLDLVGFPIKELTPLASKRSAGQTIDFRGEKVVIKEAKPEAFEGIEIALFSAGGSISKELAHEAVKRGAVVIDNTSAFRMDPDVPLVVPEVNKEDIQKHKGIIANPNCSTIQMVAALEPIRGKFGLNRVIVSTYQSVSGSGNAAVEELKDQSRAMLDGKEAEANILPVKSEEKHFPIAFNALPQIDVFEENGYTFEEMKMINETKKIMHTPELQVAATCVRLPFFYSHAESVYVEVNEGNVSVEDLQNVLREAPGIVLEDDIENQVYPTPLSAENKTDVFVGRIRKDLDVPNGFHLWIVSDNLLKGASYNSVQIAQAIAENNK